A part of Coriobacteriia bacterium genomic DNA contains:
- a CDS encoding FAD-binding protein, whose protein sequence is MDQAFSRRSFVAGAAVAAASSLATTSAFASEKAGSAEADANVAGAPTPTSPAFNPPSWATKPAPISDDEIVETIETEVLILGAGNAGCSAACSAVENGAKVLVCEKTAQVNGRGGVVGACNSRLNKELGMEIEPVAAQYRWVRTCGSRANEALITMWFRNSGPAMDWLLDKADQYGATYSIYAGYAGNAIIPEEPDAHSFGMGDFAMPPETGYFVPTALLYQSSIDRGAEYMFEAPAVQLVQDEATKRVQGAIVSTADGYKKVLASKATILATGDIAGDPEMMTYYCESRMQRILRNDYAPVGVNTGDGHKMGMWAGGVMQDGPLPTALHPQAYSMFHGPFMFVNKNGQRFFNEANWVQAKSLQMLNQPEAVAFSIFDANFGEDTKDSLQYGGGMFWDTMSRTVEQEFDPQQIVDLVEGEAAAGKDVLGNETAVTAWKCDTLEELADAIGVNKENFLKQVEEYNAMCEAGEDTQFEKEAHFLYPIKQAPFYATKTGPCMLAVVGGLKVNTDLAVIDAQGEAIPGLYAIGNTSGDLYAVDYPINMPGNSNGRCLTWGWLVGKTVAAL, encoded by the coding sequence ATGGACCAGGCATTCTCCCGCAGAAGCTTTGTCGCCGGCGCAGCCGTCGCAGCCGCGTCGAGCCTCGCAACCACCTCCGCGTTCGCCAGCGAGAAGGCCGGCAGTGCCGAGGCTGACGCCAACGTTGCCGGCGCGCCCACGCCGACGTCTCCCGCATTCAACCCGCCGTCGTGGGCGACGAAGCCCGCGCCCATCTCCGACGACGAGATCGTCGAGACCATCGAGACCGAGGTGCTCATCCTCGGCGCGGGCAACGCCGGCTGCTCCGCCGCCTGCTCCGCCGTCGAGAACGGGGCCAAGGTGCTCGTGTGCGAGAAGACGGCCCAGGTCAACGGCCGCGGCGGCGTCGTCGGCGCCTGCAACTCGCGCCTGAACAAGGAGCTCGGCATGGAGATCGAGCCCGTCGCCGCGCAGTACCGCTGGGTGCGCACCTGTGGCAGCCGTGCCAATGAGGCACTCATCACGATGTGGTTCCGCAACTCCGGCCCCGCCATGGACTGGCTGCTCGACAAGGCAGACCAGTACGGCGCCACGTACAGCATCTATGCGGGCTACGCGGGCAACGCCATCATCCCGGAAGAGCCCGACGCCCACAGCTTCGGCATGGGCGACTTCGCGATGCCTCCTGAGACGGGCTACTTCGTGCCGACCGCCCTGCTCTACCAGAGCTCCATCGACCGGGGTGCCGAGTACATGTTTGAGGCGCCAGCCGTCCAGCTCGTCCAGGACGAGGCGACGAAGCGCGTTCAGGGCGCAATCGTCAGCACGGCCGACGGCTACAAGAAGGTGCTCGCCTCCAAGGCAACGATCCTGGCGACCGGTGACATCGCCGGCGATCCCGAGATGATGACCTACTACTGCGAGAGCCGCATGCAGCGCATCCTGCGCAACGACTACGCCCCCGTCGGCGTCAACACCGGCGACGGGCACAAGATGGGCATGTGGGCTGGCGGCGTCATGCAGGACGGCCCGCTGCCCACGGCGCTGCACCCGCAGGCGTACTCCATGTTCCACGGCCCGTTCATGTTCGTGAACAAGAACGGCCAGCGCTTCTTCAACGAGGCGAACTGGGTGCAGGCCAAGTCGCTGCAGATGCTCAACCAGCCCGAGGCCGTGGCATTCTCCATCTTCGACGCGAACTTCGGCGAGGACACGAAGGACAGTCTGCAGTATGGCGGCGGCATGTTCTGGGACACGATGAGCCGCACGGTCGAGCAGGAGTTCGACCCGCAGCAGATCGTCGACCTCGTGGAGGGCGAGGCCGCCGCGGGCAAGGACGTGCTCGGCAACGAGACGGCCGTCACCGCATGGAAGTGCGACACGCTCGAGGAGCTGGCCGACGCCATCGGCGTGAACAAGGAGAACTTCCTCAAGCAGGTCGAGGAGTACAACGCGATGTGCGAGGCCGGCGAGGACACGCAGTTCGAGAAGGAAGCGCACTTCCTCTACCCGATCAAGCAGGCGCCGTTCTACGCGACGAAGACGGGCCCCTGCATGCTTGCCGTCGTGGGCGGCCTCAAGGTGAACACCGACCTCGCAGTCATCGACGCGCAGGGCGAGGCCATCCCCGGCCTGTACGCCATCGGCAACACCTCGGGTGACCTGTACGCCGTCGACTACCCGATCAACATGCCGGGCAACTCCAACGGGCGCTGCCTGACGTGGGGCTGGCTCGTCGGCAAGACGGTGGCAGCACTGTAA
- a CDS encoding helix-turn-helix transcriptional regulator → MGTHANTPPERARVTPDSPGGCSAPRRVNAPSPSQFGLGFWQAWWTLALCSPTIINDTRAVAGATPSTIVLTLTTLGYLVIVLAGMRGQTFSERRHSLVACSLLCGAGSLGMALVTAGVLGMGAPADVTYLACTAVFALGNALLLTMWGELWSTLATGKVGRCLCTSYLFAIALYLVAAYLPAIVRVALLVALPAISCAFLRWARREPRRSTGGAPHAGSPSPSLLARALVAAFALNLVWGLGMPLLGELDGISLDAALSSGQLGYVVALACLACLLLYIMTARPEVEAFALHAPAICALAGGVLLSMALPPQLAFVGSGLGVFGGACLDNLVMLAATDLAFLTRRPVALTLGGALLVGRAGSLVGRMTYNMAAPLPDGLPETVLLLCALIVVIVGCALFSSVQLRFLYQTPSPQALESTASEQDRCVLLAQAHGLTARETEVLALLARGRSAPFIADELTLALGTVKNHISGIYRKAGVADRQGLLNAIEQADGRDHHAE, encoded by the coding sequence ATGGGGACGCACGCAAACACACCACCGGAGAGAGCACGGGTCACGCCCGACAGTCCGGGCGGCTGCAGCGCCCCGCGTCGCGTCAACGCCCCCTCACCGAGCCAGTTCGGCCTTGGGTTCTGGCAGGCGTGGTGGACGCTCGCCCTCTGCTCGCCGACGATCATTAACGACACACGCGCCGTTGCCGGGGCTACTCCCAGCACGATCGTCCTCACTCTCACAACGCTGGGATACCTCGTCATCGTCCTCGCAGGGATGCGCGGGCAAACGTTCTCCGAGCGACGCCACTCGCTCGTCGCGTGCTCGCTGCTCTGCGGCGCGGGATCGCTTGGCATGGCCCTCGTCACGGCCGGCGTGCTGGGGATGGGAGCCCCTGCCGACGTGACCTACCTCGCGTGCACTGCGGTGTTTGCCCTCGGAAACGCCTTGCTCCTCACCATGTGGGGAGAGCTATGGAGCACGCTAGCAACAGGCAAGGTCGGACGCTGCCTCTGCACGTCATACTTGTTCGCCATCGCCCTGTACCTCGTCGCGGCATACCTGCCAGCCATCGTGCGCGTTGCTCTGCTCGTCGCGCTGCCTGCCATCTCGTGCGCCTTTTTGCGCTGGGCTCGTCGAGAGCCTCGCCGCAGCACCGGCGGAGCTCCCCACGCCGGCAGCCCATCCCCCTCCCTGCTCGCCCGTGCCCTCGTCGCAGCCTTCGCGCTCAACCTGGTGTGGGGCCTCGGTATGCCGCTCCTGGGCGAACTCGACGGCATCTCGCTCGACGCGGCATTGTCATCGGGACAGCTCGGCTATGTCGTGGCACTGGCATGCCTCGCCTGCCTGCTGCTGTACATCATGACGGCGCGACCCGAAGTCGAGGCGTTCGCGCTGCATGCGCCAGCCATCTGCGCTCTCGCCGGCGGCGTGCTCCTGTCCATGGCGCTTCCCCCACAGCTCGCGTTCGTTGGTAGCGGACTCGGCGTGTTTGGAGGAGCGTGCCTCGACAACCTTGTCATGCTCGCTGCAACTGACCTCGCCTTCCTGACGAGGCGCCCCGTCGCCCTCACACTGGGCGGGGCCCTGCTCGTTGGTAGGGCAGGATCGCTCGTGGGCCGCATGACGTACAACATGGCGGCCCCGCTGCCCGACGGTCTGCCCGAGACGGTTCTTCTGCTGTGCGCGCTGATCGTTGTCATCGTAGGCTGCGCCCTGTTCTCTTCCGTCCAACTGCGCTTCCTTTACCAGACGCCTTCCCCGCAAGCCCTTGAAAGCACGGCCTCCGAGCAAGACCGCTGTGTGCTGCTCGCCCAGGCTCACGGGCTCACCGCGCGCGAGACGGAGGTTCTCGCCCTGCTCGCGCGAGGTCGCAGCGCCCCGTTCATCGCCGACGAGCTGACGCTGGCGCTGGGAACGGTGAAGAACCACATCAGCGGCATCTACCGCAAGGCGGGCGTTGCGGATCGCCAAGGCCTGCTCAACGCGATCGAGCAGGCCGACGGACGGGACCATCACGCAGAGTAG
- a CDS encoding radical SAM protein — translation MSPAGGGTCGEGTTAGRPDASRGTAGASASSPGAGVDAASTSAGRSGIGAGVASTPAGRPGAEGAGVGAPAAAACPVCPHHCRLRPGQLGRCRARVGGADGQTIPLSYGRATALALDPVEKKPLARWRPGTLVLSVGSYGCNLSCPFCQNAHIAAAGADDVDWRELAPDELVAMACRLRERDGRVTGLAFTYNEPLVSWEYVRDCARLAHARELANVLVSNGCACTEVISELCGLIDAANIDLKAWGQAGYNRLGGDFACVRSTIAALAADPACHLEVTTLVVPGLSDAESDVDAMAAWLAELPYLEDGVSAGDASITYHLTRFFPRHRMADASPTPVATVRHLADVARRHLGHVYVGNC, via the coding sequence ATGAGCCCCGCGGGCGGAGGTACTTGCGGGGAGGGGACGACGGCAGGCCGGCCGGATGCGAGCAGAGGCACCGCGGGCGCATCAGCGAGCAGCCCGGGCGCAGGCGTGGACGCCGCAAGCACGTCGGCGGGCCGCTCGGGCATAGGCGCCGGCGTTGCGAGCACACCGGCGGGCCGCCCAGGCGCGGAGGGAGCGGGCGTGGGAGCGCCGGCCGCGGCTGCCTGCCCCGTGTGCCCCCACCACTGCCGGCTGAGGCCGGGCCAGCTCGGACGCTGCCGGGCCCGCGTGGGCGGAGCCGATGGGCAAACGATTCCGCTGAGCTATGGGCGCGCGACGGCGCTGGCGCTCGATCCCGTGGAGAAGAAGCCGCTCGCCCGCTGGCGCCCTGGAACGCTCGTGCTGTCTGTGGGCTCGTACGGCTGCAACCTGAGCTGCCCGTTCTGTCAGAACGCCCACATCGCAGCAGCGGGGGCCGACGACGTCGACTGGCGAGAGCTCGCTCCCGACGAGCTCGTGGCCATGGCCTGCCGGCTGCGCGAGCGCGACGGACGCGTCACCGGGCTGGCATTCACGTATAACGAGCCTCTTGTGAGCTGGGAGTACGTGCGCGACTGTGCCAGGCTCGCCCACGCCCGGGAGCTCGCAAACGTCCTCGTGAGCAACGGCTGCGCGTGCACCGAGGTAATCAGCGAACTCTGCGGGCTTATCGACGCGGCGAACATCGACCTCAAGGCGTGGGGGCAGGCCGGCTACAACCGACTCGGCGGCGACTTCGCGTGCGTCCGCTCGACGATAGCCGCGCTTGCAGCCGACCCCGCCTGCCACCTCGAGGTTACAACGCTCGTCGTGCCGGGACTGAGCGACGCCGAGTCCGATGTCGACGCCATGGCGGCCTGGCTCGCGGAGCTACCCTATCTCGAAGACGGTGTCTCGGCAGGAGATGCATCGATCACGTACCACCTCACGCGGTTCTTCCCGCGCCACCGCATGGCAGACGCCTCCCCCACCCCCGTCGCAACCGTCCGCCACCTCGCTGACGTCGCCCGCCGCCACCTAGGGCACGTCTATGTCGGCAACTGCTGA
- the amrA gene encoding AmmeMemoRadiSam system protein A, with protein sequence MPIAAAFVVPHPPLALPGVGRGQERQIASTVSAYKKVAKRIAELKPDVLIVSSPHATSYYDYIHVSPGTRGAGDFSAYNDPSDRIEVAYDAALATAISKEASKARIPAGTAGERVKELDHGTMVPLYFIQTAGTTVPIVRIGISGLSALDHYRFGQCVARAIEKLGRRAVFVASGDLSHKLKKSGPYGFSAAGPAFDREICKILASGDFSALLQMDQTMCENAAECGLRSFQMMAGALDGKFVRSELLSHEGPFGVGYGVAAFEPLGPSPLRHFGDALEKQQIDALSEVRSQEDPYVRLARKALESWVLTKRRIKVSPDTPWVSTSETAGFTLPDDMLTQRSGVFVSIKKKGELRGCIGTLEATRRCVGDEIVENAISAGTRDPRFPTIKPTELKLLVYSVDVLGEPEVIDGPGQLDPARYGVIVSTCDGRRGVLLPDLEGIDTPEKQVYIARSKGGIDPYERVTLQRFEVVRHR encoded by the coding sequence ATGCCTATAGCCGCCGCCTTCGTCGTTCCGCACCCTCCGCTCGCCCTGCCGGGCGTCGGCCGCGGTCAGGAGCGCCAGATCGCCAGCACCGTCTCGGCGTACAAAAAGGTGGCAAAGCGCATCGCCGAGCTCAAGCCCGACGTGCTCATCGTTTCCTCGCCCCACGCCACGTCGTACTACGACTACATCCACGTCTCGCCCGGCACGCGAGGCGCTGGGGACTTCTCCGCATACAACGACCCGTCCGACCGCATAGAGGTCGCCTACGACGCCGCGCTCGCCACCGCCATCTCCAAGGAGGCGTCCAAGGCCCGCATACCGGCCGGAACGGCGGGCGAGCGCGTCAAGGAGCTCGACCACGGGACGATGGTGCCGCTCTACTTCATCCAGACGGCCGGAACGACGGTGCCCATCGTGCGCATCGGCATCTCTGGGCTGTCGGCGCTCGACCACTACCGCTTCGGCCAGTGCGTTGCGCGGGCCATCGAGAAGCTGGGCCGCCGTGCCGTGTTCGTGGCGTCGGGCGACCTGTCGCACAAGCTGAAGAAGAGCGGCCCGTACGGCTTTTCCGCCGCAGGCCCGGCGTTCGACCGCGAGATCTGCAAGATCCTGGCCTCCGGTGACTTCAGCGCCTTGCTGCAGATGGACCAGACGATGTGCGAGAACGCCGCCGAGTGCGGCCTGCGCTCGTTTCAGATGATGGCCGGCGCGCTCGACGGCAAGTTCGTGCGCTCAGAGCTGCTGAGCCATGAAGGACCGTTCGGCGTGGGGTACGGCGTCGCCGCGTTCGAGCCGCTCGGCCCCTCGCCGCTGCGGCACTTTGGCGACGCGCTCGAGAAGCAGCAGATCGACGCCCTCAGCGAGGTACGCTCGCAGGAAGATCCCTACGTGCGGCTCGCCCGTAAGGCGCTCGAGAGCTGGGTGCTCACGAAGCGCCGCATCAAGGTGAGCCCCGACACGCCGTGGGTGTCGACGAGCGAGACGGCGGGGTTCACGCTGCCCGACGACATGCTGACGCAGCGCTCGGGCGTGTTCGTCTCCATCAAGAAGAAGGGCGAGCTGCGCGGCTGCATCGGCACGCTTGAGGCGACGCGGCGCTGCGTGGGCGACGAGATCGTCGAGAACGCCATCAGCGCCGGGACGCGCGACCCGCGCTTCCCCACCATAAAGCCCACGGAGCTCAAGCTGCTCGTGTACAGCGTCGACGTGCTCGGTGAGCCCGAGGTCATCGACGGGCCGGGCCAGCTCGACCCCGCGCGCTACGGCGTCATCGTGAGCACGTGCGACGGTCGGCGCGGCGTGCTGCTGCCCGACCTCGAAGGCATCGACACGCCCGAGAAGCAGGTGTACATCGCGCGCAGCAAGGGCGGCATCGACCCCTACGAGCGCGTCACGTTGCAGCGCTTCGAAGTCGTGCGACACCGATGA
- a CDS encoding Gx transporter family protein: protein MLAGLALVCGWVESLVPPPVPVPGIKLGLGNIVVLYALVVFGARPAGVIMLVKVCASALLFGNPTVFAYSLAGGMLSWAAMALASRWRALSVPGLSMVGGVFHMVGQMAVVALVLTPRIALAYLPVLLVAGVASGLVVGYLCRLVLRATASTGIVRAQRRRLAREGGHGAPSSEKGPEHE, encoded by the coding sequence GTGCTTGCAGGCCTCGCCCTCGTCTGCGGCTGGGTCGAGTCGCTCGTGCCGCCTCCCGTGCCTGTGCCGGGCATCAAGCTCGGCCTGGGCAACATCGTCGTCCTCTACGCGCTCGTCGTGTTTGGTGCGCGCCCGGCGGGCGTCATCATGCTCGTGAAGGTATGCGCGTCGGCGCTGCTGTTCGGCAACCCCACCGTGTTCGCGTACAGCCTGGCGGGAGGCATGCTGAGCTGGGCTGCCATGGCCCTGGCGAGCAGGTGGCGAGCGCTGTCCGTGCCCGGGCTGTCCATGGTGGGCGGCGTGTTCCACATGGTGGGGCAGATGGCCGTCGTCGCCCTCGTGCTGACGCCGCGCATCGCCCTGGCCTACCTGCCCGTGCTGCTCGTTGCCGGCGTGGCGAGCGGCCTTGTCGTGGGATACCTGTGCCGCCTCGTGCTGCGCGCGACGGCCTCGACGGGCATTGTGCGCGCCCAGCGGCGCCGTCTCGCGCGAGAGGGCGGGCACGGCGCCCCATCCTCTGAGAAAGGTCCTGAGCATGAGTGA
- a CDS encoding FAD:protein FMN transferase — translation MSESNVRETKRHPLGRRAFLAACAALPLVALGGCGPSDTMPAEGGSEPESAPSSSAADSVAKGPGVSSSAADASGPASTAFFAFDTLVQVSAYGASDELLADIQSGCARYEQLFSVQLDGSDISRINAAGGAPVEVDPDTADLIARSLELCERTDGAFDITIGAASLLWDFEDAVKPSDDALEEAARHVDYRRVSVEGTTVTLEDPDARLDLGGVAKGWIAQAITDKLTAAGVTSGLINLGTSSVYALGTKPDGTPWQIGLRDPRNSMAALMGDANGLIGKVGVADRALVTSGLYDRHFEQDGVDYHHILDPKTGYPVQTDLAGLSVVLPSSLAGDALSTALFVMGVDGARSWLADNADLQAEALFVDADDAVTFTDGFEQAYGYVPLGAAS, via the coding sequence ATGAGTGAGTCGAACGTGAGGGAGACGAAGCGGCACCCGCTGGGACGACGGGCGTTTCTCGCTGCGTGCGCCGCGCTGCCGCTCGTAGCGCTGGGCGGCTGCGGGCCGTCCGACACCATGCCCGCAGAGGGTGGCTCCGAGCCTGAAAGCGCGCCTTCCTCAAGCGCCGCAGACTCGGTCGCGAAGGGTCCCGGCGTCTCCTCGTCGGCGGCCGACGCTTCCGGTCCCGCCTCGACTGCGTTCTTCGCGTTCGACACGCTCGTGCAGGTCTCGGCCTACGGTGCTTCCGACGAGCTGCTCGCCGACATCCAGAGCGGCTGCGCCCGCTACGAGCAGCTGTTCTCGGTACAGCTCGATGGCTCCGACATCTCGCGCATAAACGCCGCCGGCGGCGCGCCCGTGGAGGTTGACCCCGACACGGCCGACCTCATCGCCCGCTCGCTTGAGCTGTGCGAGCGCACGGACGGGGCCTTCGACATCACGATCGGCGCCGCCAGCCTGCTGTGGGACTTCGAGGACGCCGTGAAGCCTTCCGACGATGCGCTCGAGGAGGCGGCGCGCCACGTCGACTACCGGCGCGTCTCCGTGGAGGGGACGACCGTGACGCTAGAGGACCCCGACGCCCGCCTCGACCTGGGGGGCGTTGCCAAGGGTTGGATAGCGCAGGCCATCACCGACAAGCTCACGGCGGCCGGCGTCACGTCGGGCCTCATCAACCTCGGCACGAGCAGCGTGTACGCGCTGGGCACCAAGCCCGACGGCACGCCGTGGCAGATCGGCCTTCGCGACCCGCGCAACAGCATGGCGGCGTTGATGGGCGACGCGAACGGCCTCATCGGCAAGGTGGGCGTCGCCGACCGGGCCCTGGTGACGAGCGGCCTGTATGACCGGCACTTCGAGCAGGACGGCGTCGACTACCACCACATCCTCGACCCGAAGACGGGCTACCCCGTGCAGACGGACCTCGCGGGCCTGTCTGTCGTTCTGCCCTCGTCGCTGGCGGGCGACGCCCTGTCGACAGCCCTGTTCGTCATGGGCGTGGACGGGGCGCGCTCTTGGCTCGCCGATAACGCCGACTTGCAGGCGGAGGCCCTGTTCGTCGACGCTGACGATGCCGTGACGTTCACCGACGGCTTTGAGCAGGCGTACGGCTACGTGCCCCTGGGGGCGGCGTCGTGA
- a CDS encoding NusG domain II-containing protein, protein MSADPNRQGGPGCVRLDERGWWLTRADALVLAGSLLVAGGVAATTWFGVGGGAAPTASDSGDAPNPTDGLDSVVGYVDGASTLPDTPGADASGGSDAAGSLPGAGLYAVVQNTRGFCEVLPLDADTTLTVSSDLGENVVAISGGAVRVDSSDCKNQVCVDSGSASWPGQVITCLPHQLVVQVVRDPADASRLS, encoded by the coding sequence GTGAGCGCCGACCCGAACCGGCAGGGTGGCCCCGGCTGCGTGCGTCTTGACGAGCGGGGCTGGTGGCTGACGCGCGCCGACGCCCTCGTTTTGGCAGGCTCGCTGCTCGTGGCCGGCGGTGTCGCCGCGACGACGTGGTTCGGCGTCGGGGGCGGTGCGGCCCCCACGGCCTCAGACTCGGGAGACGCCCCGAATCCCACGGATGGCCTCGACTCCGTCGTCGGCTACGTCGACGGCGCCTCGACGCTGCCCGACACTCCCGGCGCGGACGCCTCGGGCGGCTCTGACGCCGCAGGCTCTCTCCCCGGGGCCGGCCTGTACGCCGTCGTCCAGAACACGCGTGGCTTCTGCGAGGTGCTGCCGCTCGACGCTGACACGACGCTGACGGTGAGCAGCGACCTAGGCGAGAACGTCGTCGCCATCAGCGGGGGAGCGGTGCGGGTCGACAGCTCGGACTGCAAGAACCAGGTGTGCGTCGACAGCGGGTCGGCAAGCTGGCCCGGCCAGGTCATCACGTGCCTGCCTCACCAGCTCGTCGTTCAGGTTGTGCGCGATCCCGCCGACGCCTCGCGCCTCTCATAG
- a CDS encoding D-alanine--D-alanine ligase codes for MADSTQGKTRLCVIFGGTSTEHEISQRSADTVLRGLDTNKYDLVLIGITADGTWLRYRGAIDDVFGGQWQTHDCTPAFISPSRDIHGIVELREDGTFSTERIDVVLPVLHGRGGEDGSIQGLFEQAGLPYVGCGILSSALCMDKATTYGLVEEAGVRCPRCHAIVGDPDMEQARAFAADLGYPLFVKPANGGSSFGISKVESEDQLAEALATARSMDFKIVMESAITGSEVGCGVLGAAGGDLICGVPDQITVQSGFFRIHQEAKPGENKENAKIICPAEISAEDAARAQETARTIYRALGCDGLARVDMFLTPEGEFVFNEVNTMPGMTYYSRYPAMLREAGYDVPEMLDRIIDLALEKGAR; via the coding sequence ATGGCAGACTCAACCCAGGGCAAGACCCGCCTCTGCGTCATATTTGGCGGCACGTCCACCGAGCACGAGATATCCCAGCGCTCGGCCGACACCGTGCTGCGCGGCCTTGATACCAACAAGTACGACCTCGTGCTCATCGGCATCACGGCCGACGGCACGTGGCTGCGCTACCGCGGCGCCATCGACGACGTGTTCGGCGGCCAGTGGCAGACGCACGACTGCACGCCTGCGTTCATCAGCCCGAGCCGCGACATCCACGGCATCGTCGAGCTGCGCGAGGACGGCACGTTCTCGACGGAGCGCATCGACGTCGTCCTGCCGGTGCTGCATGGCCGCGGCGGCGAGGACGGCTCCATCCAGGGCCTGTTCGAGCAGGCTGGCCTGCCCTACGTCGGTTGCGGCATCCTGTCGTCGGCGCTGTGCATGGACAAGGCGACGACGTACGGCCTCGTTGAGGAGGCTGGCGTGCGCTGCCCGCGCTGTCATGCCATCGTCGGCGACCCGGACATGGAGCAGGCGCGCGCTTTCGCGGCGGACCTGGGCTACCCGCTGTTCGTGAAGCCGGCCAACGGCGGCTCGTCGTTCGGCATCAGCAAGGTCGAGAGCGAGGACCAGCTGGCCGAAGCGCTGGCGACGGCACGCTCCATGGACTTCAAGATCGTCATGGAGAGCGCCATCACGGGCAGCGAGGTCGGCTGCGGCGTCCTGGGCGCAGCTGGCGGCGACCTCATCTGCGGCGTGCCCGACCAGATCACGGTGCAGAGCGGCTTCTTCCGCATCCACCAGGAGGCCAAGCCTGGCGAGAACAAGGAGAACGCCAAGATCATCTGCCCGGCGGAGATCTCGGCTGAGGATGCGGCTCGCGCCCAGGAGACGGCCCGCACGATCTACCGCGCGCTGGGCTGCGACGGCCTGGCACGCGTCGACATGTTCCTGACGCCTGAGGGCGAGTTTGTGTTCAACGAGGTCAACACGATGCCCGGCATGACGTACTACAGCCGCTATCCCGCCATGCTGCGCGAGGCCGGATACGACGTGCCCGAGATGCTTGACCGCATCATCGACCTGGCGCTGGAGAAGGGCGCTCGCTAA
- a CDS encoding helix-turn-helix domain-containing protein, with protein sequence MSYEAVIIPNDFGGYRVECPDLRPGVSWPASSEPEAAAVAASVIAYHVCCCVRNNETLPQTLYGHEAPAGGLVMSISVDLDSQEGLLPGYCTVAAAAEMLNVSTSRIRALARAGRLESRKHGGLWFISTDSVKDRIEHPRKPGRPSKHAATCPAGMYGTNDLLED encoded by the coding sequence GTGAGTTACGAAGCTGTGATCATACCGAACGACTTTGGCGGATACCGGGTCGAATGTCCTGACCTGCGCCCGGGCGTGAGCTGGCCAGCAAGCAGCGAGCCTGAGGCCGCGGCCGTTGCCGCCTCCGTCATCGCATACCATGTCTGCTGCTGCGTGCGCAACAACGAGACCCTACCGCAGACGCTCTACGGCCACGAGGCCCCCGCTGGCGGGCTCGTCATGAGCATATCCGTCGACCTCGACTCGCAGGAGGGACTGCTGCCCGGCTACTGCACCGTGGCGGCCGCAGCCGAGATGCTCAACGTCTCCACGAGCCGCATCCGCGCCCTCGCCCGCGCCGGTCGCCTCGAGTCGCGCAAGCACGGTGGCCTGTGGTTCATCTCGACCGACTCCGTCAAGGACCGCATCGAGCACCCGCGCAAGCCCGGCCGTCCCTCGAAGCACGCCGCTACCTGCCCGGCCGGCATGTACGGCACGAATGACCTGCTCGAGGACTAA
- a CDS encoding HAD hydrolase-like protein: MVSASEREAADARDLAGRHCVIFDFDGTLADTKPGIVATAVKVLRAWGMTDEQIGDAGRLVGPPFPRAYSDIYGVSPEEAVELARRYSEEYAKLGPESHALFPGMGELLRELRDRGRRLAVATSKHQETAARFLEEDGVLDLFDVVAGKVDPAHADKATAVRRVLSGLGVGADDAVMVGDRFYDVEGARANGVPCVGVLFGTATRDELEDAGAAAVVSSADELRSVLLGLEAPTNEEGAR, translated from the coding sequence ATGGTGAGTGCAAGCGAGCGCGAGGCGGCCGACGCTCGAGATCTGGCGGGCCGACACTGCGTGATATTCGACTTCGACGGCACGCTTGCCGACACGAAGCCGGGCATCGTCGCCACGGCCGTCAAGGTACTGCGGGCGTGGGGCATGACCGACGAGCAGATCGGCGATGCGGGGCGCCTCGTGGGTCCGCCGTTTCCGCGTGCCTACTCTGACATATATGGCGTGTCGCCCGAGGAGGCCGTCGAGCTCGCGCGCCGCTACAGCGAGGAGTACGCCAAGCTGGGCCCCGAGTCCCACGCACTGTTCCCTGGCATGGGCGAGCTGCTGCGCGAGCTGCGCGACCGCGGGCGACGGCTGGCCGTGGCGACGTCGAAACATCAGGAGACGGCCGCGCGCTTTCTCGAGGAGGATGGCGTGCTTGACCTGTTCGACGTCGTGGCGGGCAAAGTTGACCCGGCCCACGCTGACAAGGCGACAGCCGTGCGCCGTGTGCTGAGCGGCCTGGGCGTCGGGGCTGACGATGCCGTCATGGTGGGCGATCGCTTCTACGACGTCGAGGGCGCGCGGGCAAACGGCGTGCCCTGCGTCGGCGTGCTGTTTGGCACGGCCACGCGCGACGAGCTTGAGGACGCGGGTGCGGCGGCTGTCGTGAGCAGCGCCGACGAGCTGCGCTCCGTGCTGCTGGGTCTTGAGGCCCCGACGAACGAGGAGGGCGCGCGATGA